One region of Amphiprion ocellaris isolate individual 3 ecotype Okinawa chromosome 9, ASM2253959v1, whole genome shotgun sequence genomic DNA includes:
- the plecb gene encoding plectin isoform X26 → MATRKDRRRDRTPLEETYEERSSVPSPGDTLPWNLSKHQRVKRSKSASAEVLDPAERAVIRIADERDRVQKKTFTKWVNKHLIKSQRRVSDLYEDLRDGHNLISLLEVLSGESLPREKGRMRFHKLQNVQIALDFLRHRQVKLVNIRNDDIADGNPKLTLGLIWTIILHFQISDIQINGQSEDMTAKEKLLLWSQRMTDGYQGIRCDNFTTSWRDGKLFNAVIHKHYPRLIDMGKVYRQTNMENLEHAFSVAERDLGVTRLLDPEDVDVPHPDEKSIITYVSSLYDVMPRVEATVRSNDLELRWQEYYELVTVLLQWMRHHVMIFEERKFPASYEEIELLLRQFSKFKETELPVKEQDKNHSKHIYQSFESAVHAGQVKVPPGYHPIDVEKEWGRLHVAILEREKLLRIEFERLERLQRIYSKVNMESGMCDDQLSYLTSLVQSDIRLLSAGKPAQHTAEVERELDKAENMIRLLFNDVQMLKDGRHPQADQMYRRVYCLHERLVNLRSDYNLRPKTASMTTSQVNLTKSTQQSIMKVRPELDDVTLRYVQDLLAWVEENQRRIDDAEWGSDLPSVESQLGSHRGLHQTVEDFKSKIERAKADENQLSPVSKGTYREYLGKLDLQYGKLQNSSKSRLRNLDSLHSFVSAATKELMWLHDKEEEEVNFDWSDRNSNMTAKKDNYSGLMRELELREKKVNDIQAMGDKLVKDGHPGKKTVESFTAALQTEWSWILQLCCCIEAHLKENTAYYQFFGDVKEAQDKMKKMQENMKKKYSCDRSTTATRLEDLLQDAVEEKEQLNEFKTLVTGLNKRARSIIQLKPRNPTTSIKGKTPIQAVCDFKQQEITVHKGDECALLNNSQPFKWKVLNRAGHEAVVPSVCFMVPPVNKEAVDSVSSLDAGHQQMVSMWQKLHIDMKSLLSWQYLMRDYTQIRSWNISMLKTMKPEEYRLIMRNLELHYQDYMRDSQDSQLFGPDDRMQIEEDYTKSTQHFDNLLRSMEKGQQNESLCKNYISEIKDLRLRIEDCEAQTVARIRKPVEKEPLKECVQKTTEQKKVQVQLDGLKKDLDKVSVRTNEVLASPQQSASAPVLRSELDVTVQKMDHAHMLSSVYLDKLKTVEMVIRNTQGAEGVLKQYEDCLREVHTVPGDIKEVETYRTKLKKMRAEAEGEQPVFDSLEEELKKASAVSDKMSRVHSERDVELDHYRQLLSSLQDRWKAVFTQIDLRQRELEQLGRQLGYYRDSYDWLIRWIADAKQRQEKIQAVPITDSKTMKEQLAQEKKLLEEIEQNKDKVDECQKYAKAYIDTIKDYELQLVAYKAQVEPLASPLKKTKLDSASDNIIQEYVTLRTRYSELMTLTSQYIKFITDTQRRLEDEEMADAQQKQMEHEKTVLQQTFLTEKEMLLKKEKLIEDEKKRLESQFEEELKKAKALKDEQERQRQQMEEEKKKLQATMDAALSKQKEAEKEMQNKQKEMQELEKKRKEQEKILAEENQKLREKLQQLEKAQKDQPKKEIDIQTDKEGIINGRSAVELDGVGKKPDPMAFDGIRDKVPASRLFDLGLLPKKEFDKLKNGKTTVQELGETENLKHILKGKNPIAGVLTPSNQKMSIYQASKEKKITPGTAMVLLEAQAATGYILDPIKNQKLSVNEAVKKEVIGPELHNKMLSAERAVVGYKDPYSGGKISVFEAMKKGLVEHDQAIRVLEAQVATGGIIDPINSHRVSNATAYKQGQYDAEMNKMMEKPSDDTKGYFDPSTQEPLTYSELMTRCTTDPETGLLLLPITDKAAQCSSMYTEEETKDVFSKTTVSVPFGRFKGKTVTIWEIINSEYFTEDQKKDLLRQYKTGKITIEKIIKIVITVAEEKEKKNEITFDGLRAPVPATELVESKIIDKDLYNKLQKGNKTVKEVSEMEPVHKALKGTNCIAGVVIDSSKATMSFYQALKKDMMRAGPALHMLEAQAGTGYVVDPVDNKKYTVDEAVKAGVVGPELHEKLLSAERAVTGYKDPYTGKTVSLFQAMRKDLIPKEQGIRLLDAQMTTGGIIDPVKSHRIPHDVACKRNYFDDEMKQTLSSPTDETKCFFDPNTKENVTYAQLFKTCVTDKKTGLQLLPLSDEAINAKEEPTYSEAQTKEAMTQATVELDSGPFKGRKMTLWDIINSEYLTEEERLDLLRQFRSGKFTIEKIIKIIITVVNEKEAKKQEKSTFKGLRAPVPASSLCDSKIIDKETFDLLQQGKITPKQVSENPSVNKYLQGSDSIAGIYLEPTKEKISIYQAMKKKLLRHNTGLSLLEAQAGSGFIVDPVRYKYLSVDEAVKSGLVGPELHEKLLSAEKAVTGYKDPFTGNKISLFEAMQKDLILKEHAMPLLEAQMVSGGIIDAVNSHRVPTDVAYQKKIFSKEIAKTLSEPSDDNKAFTDPETDENVTYRQLKDKCQRDKDTGLCMLPLSKPQSPTVVEKTYLYTEEQTQSELTDTKIDIPVEGLADKPMNLWDVMNSNLLPEQERQKLMDEYRSGQITKERMIIIIIEIMEQREIIRTDSPLSYKTIRRRITIEELYNARIIDLETYNLLKQGKRDIRDIMEMTSVKQYLYGTGCVAGVTTDSSSKISIYQAMKRGFIQPEIGLSLLEAQAATGFIVDPVKNETLTVDEAVRKGVVGPEIHDKLLSAERAVTGYKDPYSGKVISLFQAMKKDLVPEDYALKMIEAQTATGGIIDPEFQFHLPADVAMQRGYINKETNERLNDDVKGFTDPVTNEKVSYAELLKRCKLDGGLRLLSLGDKRLTFKGLRKQITMEELLRSQIIDQQTVTELNEGLISVEEVSNRLSRYLEGTGCIAGVFLEPSKERLSIYQAMKKNMIRPGTAFELLEAQAATGYVIDPIKNLKLTVNEAVKMGIVGPEFKDKLLSAERAVTGYRDPYSGRTISLFQAMKKGLILKDHGIRLLEAQIATGGIIDPEESHRVPVEVAYKRGFFDEEMNEILTDPSDDTKGFFDPNTEENLTYLQLMERCITDPDTGLVLLLLKEKKRERKTSSKSSVRKRRIVIVDPETGKEMTVYEAYRKGLIDHQTYLELAEQECEWEEITMTSSDGTVKSIIIDRRSGRQYDVDDALSRGLIDQNALDTYRAGNLSITEFADMLSGNMGGFRSRSSSFGSTTGSTYSSPMSPIPSMKAPAVIWNDPTEETGPIAGILDTDTLEKISITEAIHRNVVDNITGQRLLEAQACTGGIIDPSSGERFSVADATEKGLVDKVMVDRLNLAQKAYNGFEDPRTKERMSASQALKKGWLYYEAGQRFLEVQYLTGGLIEPSVEGRVSLDESIRKGTIDARTAQKLRDVSTYSKYLTCPKTKLKISFKDAMDKSMVEEGSSLRLLEASSQSSKGLYSPYNASGPGSAYGSRTGSRTGSRTGSRRGSFDAGSGFSMNFASSSFTSSSSYSRRF, encoded by the exons CTGTATGAAGACCTTCGAGATGGACACAACCTGATCTCGCTGCTGGAGGTCCTCTCTGGAGAATCACTG CCCAGAGAGAAAGGCCGCATGCGATTCCACAAACTGCAGAATGTACAGATAGCACTGGACTTCCTCCGACACCGGCAG gTCAAACTGGTCAACATCAGAAACGATGACATAGCAGATGGGAACCCCAAGCTGACGCTGGGGTTAATATGGACCATCATCCTCCACTTCCAG ATCTCCGATATCCAGATCAATGGCCAGTCAGAAGACATGACAGCCAaggagaagctgctgctctggtCCCAGAGGATGACGGACGGCTACCAGGGCATCCGCTGCGACAACTTCACCACCAGCTGGAGGGATGGCAAACTCTTCAATGCTGTCATACACAAGCACTA CCCCAGACTCATCGACATGGGCAAAGTGTACCGACAGACCAACATGGAGAACCTAGAACACGCCTTTAGTGTGGCTGAGAGAGACCTGGGAGTGACACGCCTCCTGGACCCTGAGG ACGTGGATGTCCCGCATCCTGATGAGAAATCCATCATCACTTACGTGTCGTCCTTGTATGATGTCATGCCTCGTGTTGAAGCCACCGTCAGATCTAAT GACCTGGAGCTGCGCTGGCAGGAGTACTATGAGCTGGTGACTGTCCTGCTCCAGTGGATGCGCCACCATGTCATGATCTTCGAAGAGAGGAAGTTCCCCGCCAGCTATGAGGAGATAGAG CTTCTTTTGCGGCAGTTCTCAAAGTTCAAAGAGACAGAGCTGCCAGTGAAAGAACAAGACAAGAACCACTCTAAACACATCTACCAGTCCTTTGAG AGTGCAGTGCATGCTGGTCAGGTGAAGGTCCCTCCTGGTTACCATCCCATTGATGTGGAGAAAGAATGGGGTCGACTCCATGTGGCCATCCTCGAGAGAGAGAAGCTGCTCAGGATAGAGTTTGAAAG ACTTGAGAGGCTCCAGAGAATTTACAGCAAAGTCAACATGGAGTCAGGGATGTGTGATGACCAGCTCAGCTACCTGACCTCCCTGGTGCAATCG GACATCCGCCTACTGAGTGCAGGAAAACCAGCACAGCACACAGCGGAGGTGGAAAGGGAGCTGGACAAGGCAGAAAACATGATTCGCCTGCTCTTCAATGATGTGCAGATGCTCAAGGATGGGCGCCACCCTCAGGCTGATCAGATGTACCGCAG AGTTTACTGCCTCCATGAGCGCCTGGTGAACTTGCGCAGCGATTACAACCTTCGTCCCAAGACTGCTAGCATGACTACTTCCCAGGTGAATCTGACCAAGAGCACCCAGCAGTCCATCATGAAGGTACGGCCAGAGTTGGATGACGTGACCCTGCGCTACGTCCAAGACCTGCTGGCCtgggtggaggagaaccagcgTCGCATTGATGATGCCGAGTGGGGATCTGACCTGCCCTCGGTGGAGTCCCAGCTGGGCAGCCACAGAGGCCTGCATCAGACCGTGGAGGACTTTAAATCCAAGATTGAACGGGCCAAGGCAGACGAG AACCAACTGTCACCTGTCAGTAAGGGCACATACAGAGAATACCTGGGAAAACTGGACCTTCAGTATGGCAAACTACAG aacTCTTCCAAATCCCGTCTAAGGAACTTGGATTCACTGCACAGCTTCGTCAGCGCTGCCACTAAGGAACTGATGTGGTTACATgacaaagaagaggaagaggtcAACTTTGACTGGAGTGACAGGAACAGCAACATGACGGCTAAGAAAGACAACTACTCG GGTCTCATGCGAGAGCTGGAGCTGAGAGAAAAGAAGGTCAATGATATCCAGGCTATGGGAGACAAACTTGTCAAGGATGGACATCCTGGCAAGAAGACAGTCGAG TCCTTTACAGCTGCCCTGCAGACTGAGTGGAGCTGGATCCTCCAGCTGTGCTGCTGTATAGAGGCTCAtctcaaagaaaacacagccTACTACCAG TTCTTTGGCGATGTGAAAGAGGCCCAGGACAAGATGAAGAAAATGCAAGAGAacatgaaaaagaaatacagcTGCGATCGCTCTACAACAGCCACACGCCTGGAGGatctgctgcaggatgctgtg gaggagaaagagcAGCTGAATGAATTCAAGACTCTGGTGACTGGCCTGAACAAGAGAGCCAGGTCCATCATCCAGCTGAAACCACGAAACCCCACCACCTCCATCAAAGGCAAAACACCCATTCAGGCTGTCTGTGACTTCAAGCAGCAGGAG ATCACAGTTCACAAAGGAGATGAGTGCGCTCTCCTCAACAACTCTCAGCCCTTCAAGTGGAAGGTCTTGAACCGTGCTGGACATGAGGCAGTGGTGCCTTCAGTCTGCTTCATGGTACCTCCAGTCAACAAGGAGGCTGTGGACAGTGTGTCAAG TCTGGATGCAGGTCATCAGCAGATGGTGTCCATGTGGCAGAAGCTCCATATAGACATGAAGAGTCTGCTGTCATGGCAGTACCTGATGAGAGACTACACACAGATACGCTCCTGGAACATCTCCATG CTGAAGACGATGAAGCCAGAGGAGTACCGGCTGATCATGAGGAACCTGGAGCTCCACTACCAGGACTACATGCGTGACAGCCAGGACTCACAGCTCTTCGGCCCTGATGACCGCATGCAGATTGAGGAGGACTACACCAAGTCCACCCAGCATTTCGACAACCTGCTTCGCTCCATGGAGAAAG GTCAACAGAATGAGTCTCTGTGTAAGAACTACATCTCTGAGATCAAGGACCTGCGTCTGCGTATAGAAGACTGCGAGGCTCAGACTGTGGCTCGCATTCGCAAACCTGTGGAGAAGGAGCCTCTGAAAGAATGTGTTCAGAAGACCACAGAGCAGAAG AAAGTCCAGGTACAGCTGGACGGCCTCAAGAAGGACCTTGATAAGGTATCTGTCAGGACAAATGAAGTCTTGGCCTCCCCTCAGCAGTCTGCCTCAGCTCCTGTGCTTCGGTCAGAGCTTGACGTCACCGTGCAGAAGATGGATCACGCTCACATGCTGTCCTCCGTTTATCTTGACAA GCTGAAGACTGTGGAAATGGTCATCCGTAACACGCAGGGTGCTGAGGGAGTTCTCAAGCAGTATGAGGACTGTCTGCGGGAGGTTCACACTGTGCCTGGTGATATCAAGGAAGTAGAGACTTACAGGACCAAGCTTAAG aaaatgcGAGCTGAAGCTGAGGGTGAACAGCCAGTGTTCGATTCCCTGGAAGAAGAGCTGAAGAAAGCCTCTGCTGTGAGCGACAAGATGTCCCGTGTGCACAGTGAGCGTGACGTTGAGCTGGACCACTACCGCCAGCTCCTGTCTAGCCTCCAGGACCGCTGGAAGGCCGTGTTCACCCAGATCGACCTTCGCCAGAGAGAGCTGGAGCAGCTCGGTCGCCAGCTAGGCTACTATCGCGACAGCTATGATTGGCTAATCCGCTGGATTGCCGACGCCAAGCAAAGGCAGGAGAAGATCCAGGCTGTGCCCATCACTGACAGCAAGACTATGAAAGAACAACTTGCTCAGGAGAAG AAACTGTTGGAGGAGATTGAGCAGAACAAAGACAAAGTTGATGAGTGTCAAAAATATGCTAAAGCGTACATTGACACTATCAAG GACTATGAACTCCAGTTGGTCGCCTACAAAGCGCAGGTGGAACCTCTTGCTTCTCCCCTGAAGAAAACCAAACTGGATTCTGCTTCTGATAATATTATTCAGGAG TATGTAACACTGAGGACCAGGTACAGTGAGCTGATGACTCTGACTAGTCAGTACATCAAGTTCATCACCGATACGCAGCGCCGCTTGGAGGACGAGGAG ATGGCTGATGCGCAGCAGAAACAAATGGAGCATGAGAAGACAGTGCTCCAGCAGACATTCCTGACAGAAAAGgaaatgctcttaaagaaagaGAAGCTAATTGAAGATGAGAAAAAGAGGCTGGAGAGCCAGTTTGAGGAAGAGTTGAAAAAGGCCAAGGCTCTTAAAGATGAACAAGAACGCCAGAGAcagcagatggaggaggagaagaagaagctccAGGCTACCATGGATGCAGCCCTCAGTAAACAGAAAGAAGCTGAGAAAGAAATGCAGAACAAGCAGAAAGAAATGCAAGAActggagaagaagagaaaagagcaGGAAAAGATTCTTGCAGAAGAGAACCAGAAATTGCGTGAGAAGCTGCAACAGCTTGAGAAAGCCCAGAAAGACCAGCCCAAAAAAGAAATCGACATTCAGACCGATAAAGAGGGGATCATTAATGGTCGTAGTGCTGTTGAGTTAGATGGCGTGGGCAAGAAACCAGATCCAATGGCTTTTGATGGCATTCGTGATAAGGTACCTGCAAGCAGACTTTTTGACCTTGGTCTTTTACCCAAGAAGGAGTTTGACAAGCTGAAAAACGGCAAAACCACTGTTCAAGAGCTTGGTGAAACTGAAAATCTAAAACACATTCTTAAAGGAAAGAATCCCATTGCTGGTGTCTTGACCCCATCTAATCAAAAGATGTCAATCTATCAAGCATCAAAAGAGAAGAAGATTACCCCTGGCACAGCCATGGTCCTTCTTGAAGCACAGGCAGCCACAGGTTACATCTTAGACCCCATCAAGAACCAGAAACTTTCTGTGAATGAGGCTGTCAAGAAAGAAGTGATTGGCCCTGAACTCCACAACAAAATGCTTTCAGCTGAGAGAGCTGTTGTTGGCTACAAAGATCCATACAGTGGTGGGAAGATCTCTGTATTTGAAGCCATGAAGAAGGGTCTGGTAGAACATGATCAAGCCATCAGAGTTCTTGAAGCTCAGGTTGCAACCGGTGGTATAATAGACCCTATCAACAGTCACCGTGTATCCAATGCAACAGCCTATAAACAGGGACAGTATGATGCAGAAATGAATAAGATGATGGAAAAACCCTCAGATGACACAAAGGGATACTTTGACCCCAGCACTCAGGAACCTTTGACATATTCTGAACTAATGACAAGATGCACAACTGACCCCGAGACTGGTCTGTTACTCCTGCCAATCACAGACAAAGCTGCTCAGTGCTCTAGTATGTACACTGAGGAAGAGACCAAGGATGTGTTCAGCAAAACAACTGTCTCTGTACCATTTGGAAGATTTAAGGGAAAGACTGTCACTATTTGGGAGATAATCAACTCTGAGTACTTCACTGAAGACCAGAAGAAAGATCTTCTCCGTCAGTACAAGACAGGAAAAATCACAATCGAAAAGATCATTAAGATTGTAATTACTGTGGctgaggagaaagagaagaagaacgAAATTACCTTTGATGGTCTGAGAGCACCTGTTCCTGCTACTGAGCTTGTGGAGTCTAAAATCATTGACAAAGACCTGTACAACAAATTGCAAAAGGGCAATAAGACAGTCAAAGAGGTCTCTGAAATGGAGCCTGTCCACAAAGCACTGAAGGGTACAAACTGCATTGCAGGTGTAGTCATTGACTCATCCAAGGCAACAATGTCCTTCTATCAAGCTTTGAAGAAGGACATGATGAGGGCAGGGCCTGCCTTGCATATGCTTGAAGCTCAGGCAGGAACAGGCTACGTGGTTGACCCTGTTGATAATAAGAAGTACACTGTTGACGAAGCTGTCAAAGCTGGTGTTGTTGGTCCTGAGCTGCACGAAAAGCTCCTATCTGCAGAGAGAGCCGTTACAGGTTACAAAGATCCTTACACTGGAAAGACTGTCTCTCTTTTCCAAGCAATGAGAAAAGATCTCATACCTAAAGAGCAAGGAATCCGGCTGCTTGATGCTCAAATGACCACTGGAGGCATCATTGATCCGGTAAAGAGCCATCGTATTCCTCATGATGTGGCTTGCAAGAGAAATTATTTTGATGATGAAATGAAGCAGACTCTGAGCAGTCCCACTGATGAAACCAAATGCTTCTTTGAccccaacacaaaagaaaatgtcacataCGCACAGCTCTTCAAAACATGTGTCACTGACAAGAAAACTGGTCTCCAACTCCTGCCTCTTTCTGATGAAGCAATCAATGCTAAGGAAGAGCCAACATACAGTGAAGCCCAGACTAAAGAGGCTATGACTCAGGCAACTGTGGAGCTTGACTCAGGGCCATTTAAGGGCAGGAAGATGACCCTATGGGACATTATCAACTCTGAATATCTCACTGAGGAAGAGAGACTTGACCTGCTCAGACAGTTTAGGTCAGGAAAGTTTACAATTGAAAAGATAATTAAGATTATTATAACAGTTGTAAATGAGAAAGAGgccaagaaacaagaaaagtccACCTTCAAGGGACTCAGAGCTCCTGTTCCAGCAAGCTCTCTGTGTGATTCCAAAATCATTGACAAAGAAACCTTTGACCTCCTTCAACAAGGCAAAATAACACCTAAACAAGTCAGTGAGAATCCCAGTGTCAACAAATACCTCCAGGGCTCTGACAGCATTGCTGGCATCTACCTAGAACccacaaaagagaaaataagcaTTTATCAAGCTATGAAGAAAAAGCTCCTTCGGCACAACACTGGTCTTTCACTTCTTGAAGCTCAGGCTGGATCTGGGTTCATTGTAGATCCAGTAAGGTATAAATACCTCTCAGTAGATGAGGCAGTGAAGTCAGGCCTTGTTGGTCCAGAGCTACATGAAAAACTCCTCTCGGCAGAAAAAGCTGTCACTGGCTATAAAGATCCATTCACAGGCAACAAAATATCCCTCTTTGAGGCAATGCAAAAGGATCTAATCCTGAAAGAGCATGCCATGCCCCTGTTGGAAGCACAAATGGTCAGTGGGGGAATCATTGATGCTGTAAACAGCCACCGTGTCCCCACTGATGTTGCATATCAGAAGAAAATTTTCAGTAAAGAAATTGCCAAAACCCTGTCTGAACCATCTGATGATAACAAGGCTTTCACAGACCCAGAAACTGATGAGAACGTAACCTACAGACAGCTTAAAGACAAATGCCAAAGAGATAAAGACACAGGCCTGTGCATGCTCCCACTCTCCAAGCCTCAGTCTCCAACTGTTGTGGAGAAGACATACCTCTACACAGAAGAACAAACTCAGAGTGAGTTGACCGACACTAAAATTGACATTCCAGTTGAGGGCCTTGCTGACAAACCAATGAACCTCTGGGATGTCATGAACTCAAATCTGCTTCCAGAGCAAGAAAGACAGAAGCTCATGGATGAATATCGCTCTGGACAAATCACTAAAGAGCGGATGATCATTATCATTATAGAAATCATGGAGCAAAGAGAGATCATAAGAACTGATAGCCCACTGTCATATAAGACTATAAGGAGAAGAATAACAATTGAAGAACTCTACAATGCTCGCATCATTGACTTGGAGACATACAACCTTCTTAAACAGGGCAAGAGGGATATCCGTGACATTATGGAGATGACCAGTGTGAAACAGTACCTCTATGGCACAGGCTGCGTTGCTGGGGTCACAACTGACTCAAGCTCCAAAATAAGCATATACCAGGCCATGAAGAGAGGTTTTATTCAACCAGAAATCGGCCTCAGCCTCCTGGAAGCACAAGCTGCAACAGGATTCATTGTGGATCCAGTAAAGAATGAGACACTCACTGTTGATGAAGCTGTTCGTAAGGGTGTTGTCGGCCCTGAGATCCACGACAAACTTCTTTCAGCTGAAAGAGCTGTTACAGGATACAAAGATccctacagtgggaaagtcatATCCCTTTTCCAGGCCATGAAAAAGGATCTTGTGCCAGAGGATTATGCTCTAAAAATGATCGAGGCACAAACTGCAACTGGTGGTATTATTGATCCTGAATTCCAGTTCCACCTGCCAGCAGACGTTGCCATGCAAAGAGGCTATATAAACAAGGAAACCAACGAGAGACTGAATGATGATGTTAAAGGATTCACTGACCCTGTCACTAATGAGAAAGTGTCATATGCTGAGCTGCTAAAGAGGTGCAAGTTAGATGGTGGTTTGCGCCTTCTCTCCCTGGGAGACAAGAGGCTGACCTTCAAGGGTCTGAGAAAACAAATCACAATGGAGGAACTACTGCGCTCACAAATTATTGACCAGCAGACTGTCACTGAACTGAACGAAGGCCTTATTTCAGTGGAGGAGGTTAGCAATAGGCTATCAAGGTACCTTGAGGGCACAGGCTGTattgctggtgtgtttttggaACCCTCAAAGGAACGTCTATCAATTTACCAGGCcatgaagaagaacatgatTAGGCCAGGCACTGCATTTGAACTCCTCGAGGCCCAGGCAGCCACAGGGTATGTCATTGATCCAATCAAAAACCTCAAACTGACTGTCAATGAAGCAGTGAAGATGGGAATTGTGGGCCCAGAATTCAAAGACAAGCTTCTCTCTGCTGAGCGTGCAGTGACAGGATATAGAGATCCTTATTCTGGCAGGACAATTTCCCTGTTCCAGGCCATGAAAAAGGGGCTCATCCTTAAAGATCATGGTATCCGTCTCCTGGAAGCCCAGATTGCCACTGGTGGAATCATTGACCCAGAGGAAAGTCACCGTGTGCCAGTTGAGGTGGCCTACAAACGTGGCTTCTTTGATGAGGAAATGAATGAGATCCTGACAGATCCATCTGATGACACCAAAGGCTTCTTTGATCCTAACACTGAGGAAAACCTAACTTACCTCCAGCTGATGGAGAGGTGCATCACTGACCCTGACACAGGACTGGTGCTCCTGCTGCTCAAAGAAAAGAAGCGGGAAAGGAAGACCTCCTCCAAATCCTCAGTTCGTAAACGCAGAATTGTCATTGTAGATCCAGAGACAGGCAAAGAAATGACTGTGTACGAGGCCTATAGGAAGGGACTCATTGACCACCAAACCTACCTTGAGCTTGCTGAGCAGGAGTGTGAATGGGAAGAGATCACAATGACTTCCTCTGATGGTACTGTAAAGTCCATTATCATTGACAGGAGGTCAGGGAGACAGTACGATGTTGATGATGCTCTTTCTCGTGGACTTATTGATCAGAATGCTCTTGATACATACCGAGCCGGAAACTTGTCCATCACAGAGTTTGCTGACATGCTTTCTGGCAACATGGGAGGCTTCCGATCACGCTCATCCTCTTTTGGTTCCACCACTGGTTCCACCTACTCCTCTCCCATGAGCCCCATTCCCTCCATGAAAGCACCTGCAGTTATCTGGAATGACCCAACAGAAGAGACTGGCCCCATAGCAGGAATACTGGACACAGACACATTGGAGAAGATCTCTATCACTGAGGCAATCCACAGAAATGTGGTAGACAACATCACAGGCCAGAGACTGTTGGAGGCCCAAGCCTGCACTGGGGGAATAATTGACCCCTCAAGTGGAGAAAGATTCTCAGTTGCTGATGCCACAGAAAAAGGCCTTGTGGATAAAGTCATGGTTGACCGCCTTAACCTGGCTCAAAAAGCTTACAATGGATTTGAAGATCCCAGAACTAAAGAAAGGATGTCTGCCTCCCAGGCTCTAAAGAAGGGCTGGTTGTATTATGAGGCTGGTCAGCGTTTCCTTGAGGTCCAATATCTGACCGGTGGACTTATTGAGCCCAGTGTCGAGGGCAGAGTGTCACTTGATGAATCCATCAGGAAGGGCACAATCGATGCCCGCACAGCTCAGAAACTGAGAGATGTCAGCACGTATTCTAAATATCTAACGTGTCCAAAAACCAAGCTGAAAATCTCCTTCAAAGATGCCATGGACAAAAGCATGGTCGAGGAAGGATCTAGTCTAAGGCTTCTGGAGGCCTCCTCCCAGTCCAGCAAAGGACTCTACAGTCCCTACAATGCCAGTGGTCCTGGATCTGCATATGGCTCTCGAACTGGCTCAAGGACCGGATCCCGAACAGGCTCCAGAAGAGGCAGTTTTGATGCTGGCTCTGGCTTCAGCATGAACTTcgcttcctcctccttcacatCCTCTTCTAGCTACAGCCGCAGATTCTGA